In the Salvia miltiorrhiza cultivar Shanhuang (shh) chromosome 8, IMPLAD_Smil_shh, whole genome shotgun sequence genome, AAGGCTGGCGATGGTGAGAGACGGGATGGTGTCCTAAATCGTCTGGTAGTTTATGATTGGATTAAGAAAGAGTGCAAGGAGCTTGGTATTTATAGTTATGACAAAGCTATCGAAGTTTCTTGTTACGTTGAGAGTAGCGTTGCGCTGCCCCGTGGAAAGCCAATCAATGGATCCCCTGTTCTTCCTACTTATGAGGGTGAGAGCCAGGGCATATACGGTTCTCCTTCTGACTCTCGTGAGTATGATTGCTTCCATGAAGCCTACGATGCAGATCTCGATGATTTTGCTGCTAATGGGTATGCTTATTTGTGGATATGTTTGTATTTCCTAAGTAGTTTTACATTAGTTTTGTAATGAAAAAGGAACTTTCTCTTGTATAGTTTCTTTTACTAACTAAAACATGTGTGACTGCAGATTCCGCGTCCTTGATGATATAGAGTTGGAGGAGGAGGAGCAAGACAGGAGATACCATGCCGTTCTTGATTTAAAGACGGagccggaggaggaggaggacgagaaGGAGGTATTCTTGTTCATGATAGAGTGATTGTTTTATTTCAAGATCCTAGGAAATTTGGTTCAAAGACATTAAAAATATGTGCTTCTTTTCTCACAGGTTACAGATATTAGATATTATTCCGCCGATCATGCATCAGAATGTGGATGTTGTTATGAGTTAAACAACTATTACCGTGCTGCAAAGTATTTCGTAATCAAGTCAGATAGTGAGGATGATGTGCGTAAGAGTATTAGGTGTAACGCGTGGTCATGCACTCCCTATGCAAACAAGAAGCTTAATGCTGCATATGAGGATGCCCAGACAGTTGCTGATGGCTGCCCCATCTTCCTCCTTTTTTTTGTCAGTAATCATTTTTCTCACATTATAATTGTGTTTTTTCATGAGCTTGCTTGAGTATTGACTGAGATGCTTTTCTCTTTGTGAAAACAAGGTTGATGGGAGTGGCCAGTTATGTGGTATGGCAGAAATGACTGGCCCAGTGAATTTTCACAGAGATGTGGATTTCGATTTCCGGCTGCGAGATAAACGGAGTGGAAGCTTTCCGGTGAAGTGGCACTTCATAAAGGATTTGGCAAACTTAAAAAATTTTAGGTTCACCATATTGCACAACAATGAGAACATGCCAGGGACTGACAAAAGAGACATACaaagggtatatatatatatatatatatataattgtctGTGAAATCAGTTTCATGGTGAAAGCGACTTTCCAATGACACAAttcaatatacaaatgacatgtcatttgtatgttgaattGTGTCATTGGAAAGTCGCTTTCACCATAAAACCGGTTTTACAAGAGTTTTTGTGATAATTGTTCGTTAGAACAACCAAGTATGCAGCTGCCATTTATGTGGAGAAGAtgttcattttctatttttctgtCTCTTTTCAGTTGAGCTACAAGAAAGGTCTGCGGATGCATAACATATTCAAGCGCCGTACGTCAACAACATCCCTACTCGATTTTATGCAGGAAGAGGGAGAAGGCAGGCTTCAGAAACAATGAGATGGTAAATGCTGTGATGATGGTGTCAATTCCAGTCGGAACAACTCCACTGGATACGAGAAGTCGCCCTTATGAGCAGGGACGGATCCAGGATTTATCTTTAGCGGGCTGAATTTATTATCGTGTCACGTTTTTCATTAAATTTCCGCTGCTTTATACTATATGTGTATTGTGGAGTGTTGTCGACACATTCTGTACAACATCGTATTCCAGACGAAGCAAAACTTTTAAGAACATTTCTTCCTTCCATCAAT is a window encoding:
- the LOC130999968 gene encoding YTH domain-containing protein ECT3-like; translation: MAEMTGPVNFHRDVDFDFRLRDKRSGSFPVKWHFIKDLANLKNFRFTILHNNENMPGTDKRDIQRLSYKKGLRMHNIFKRRTSTTSLLDFMQEEGEGRLQKQ